Proteins encoded together in one Larus michahellis chromosome 4, bLarMic1.1, whole genome shotgun sequence window:
- the ABHD12B gene encoding protein ABHD12B yields the protein MRRRGERGGGGGDSGPAEGKAGGARRERGRLAWCPRLRTLLLDLLLIYISVPFLIRLFPVLLTKFVFLNFLAFPFFVDLRRPELLLNNTISLYLPTEPGVTVGIWHTVPGSRGAEAQGKDQRWYEEALGDTHPVIIYLHGNGGTRAASHRVQFLKTMGAADFHILALDYRGYGDSSGHPTESGFTTDVLALYDWAKARSGNSSILFWGHSLGTGIATNTARKLQEERGVQVDAVVLESPYTNIREAAAHIPITTIYRQFPGFGYFILDSLALGDMFFASDENVKVLACPLLILHAEDDAVLPPHLGRKLFETARNAYKDKTKVKFITFPEKLGLGHDYISFNPELPILVKDFLKMK from the exons ATGAGGCGTCGCGgcgagcggggcggcggcggcggcgacagcGGCCCGGCGGAGGGCAAGGCCGGCGGGGCACGGCGGGAGCG GGGCCGGCTGGCCTGGTGCCCCCGGCTGCGCACCCTCCTCCTGGACCTGCTCCTCATCTACATCTCCGTGCCCTTCCTCATCCGCCTCTTCCCCGTCCTGCTCACCAAATTCGTCTTCCTGAACTTCC TGGCTTTCCCCTTCTTCGTGGACCTTCGGCGGCCGGAGCTGCTGCTGAACAACACCATCAGCCTGTACCTCCCCACCGAGCCGGGCGTCACAGTCGGCATCTG GCACACGGTGCCGGGCAGCAGAGGGGCCGAGGCGCAGGGCAAGGACCAGCGCTGGTATGAGGAGGCTCTTGGTGACACTCACCCCGTGATCATCTACCTGCACGGCAACGGGGGGACCAG GGCTGCGAGCCACCGTGTCCAGTTCTTGAAG ACGATGGGGGCTGCTGACTTCCACATCCTAGCGCTCGACTACAGAG GCTATGGGGACTCCAGCGGGCACCCCACGGAGAGCGGCTTCACCACGGACGTCCTGGCGCTCTACGACTGGGCCAAAGCACGGAGCGGGAACAGCAGCATCCTCTTCTGGGGACACTCCTTGGGGACAGG GATTGCCACGAACACGGCAAGGAAACTGCAGGAGGAGCGAG GGGTCCAGGTTGATGCTGTCGTCCTGGAGTCGCCCTACACCAACATCCGCGAGGCGGCCGCCCACATCCCCATCACCACG ATCTACCGCCAGTTCCCGGGTTTCGGCTACTTCATCCTGGACTCGTTAGCCCTGGGCGACATGTTCTTCGCCAGCGACGAGAA TGTGAAGGTGCTGGCCTGCCCCCTCCTCATCCTGCACGCCGAAGATGATGCCGTGCTGCCTCCGCACCTGGGTCGCAAG CTCTTTGAAACCGCACGCAACGCCTACAAGGACAAAACCAAGGTGAAGTTCATTACCTTTCCCGAAAAGCTGGGCCTGGGCCACGACTACATCTCGTTTAACCCGGAGCTGCCCATCCTGGTCAA AGACTTCTTGAAGATGAAGTGA